A single region of the Streptomyces sp. ITFR-16 genome encodes:
- a CDS encoding EamA family transporter produces MRPLHIALAALVAAVWGVNFVVIELGLGHFPPLLFSALRFLVAALPAVFFVGRPKVAWKWVVGVGLVLGVAKFGLLFIGMDRGMGAGLSSLVLQVQAVFTALFAALALGERPGRVRVLGMAVALAGIGVAAVDEGASGPVLAFVLVIAAAACWGVSNVLTRKAAPPDSLNFMVWVSTVPVLPLLGLSLLFEGWGRDRAALAGLDWSGAGIIVYVAWITTVFGFGAWGFLLSRYQASSVAPFTLLVPVFGMSSAALLLDESVSPLRWCAAALLVGGVALTSLAGTRRTRVPAPEPAAV; encoded by the coding sequence ATGCGTCCCCTCCACATCGCCCTGGCCGCCCTGGTGGCCGCCGTCTGGGGTGTCAACTTCGTCGTCATCGAGCTGGGTCTCGGCCACTTCCCGCCGCTGCTCTTCTCCGCCCTGCGCTTCCTCGTCGCGGCGCTGCCCGCGGTCTTCTTCGTCGGCAGGCCCAAGGTCGCCTGGAAGTGGGTGGTGGGGGTCGGGCTGGTGCTGGGCGTCGCCAAGTTCGGCCTGCTCTTCATCGGCATGGACCGGGGGATGGGCGCCGGGCTCTCCTCGCTCGTCCTCCAGGTCCAGGCCGTCTTCACCGCGCTCTTCGCGGCCCTCGCGCTCGGCGAACGCCCGGGCCGGGTCAGGGTGCTGGGCATGGCGGTGGCGCTGGCCGGCATCGGGGTGGCCGCCGTCGACGAGGGCGCGAGCGGTCCGGTGCTCGCCTTCGTGCTGGTCATCGCGGCGGCGGCCTGCTGGGGCGTGTCGAACGTCCTGACCCGCAAGGCGGCTCCGCCCGACTCCCTCAACTTCATGGTCTGGGTCTCGACCGTGCCCGTCCTGCCGCTCCTCGGGCTCTCCCTCCTCTTCGAGGGCTGGGGCCGCGACCGGGCGGCACTGGCCGGGCTCGACTGGAGCGGCGCCGGAATCATCGTCTACGTCGCCTGGATCACCACGGTGTTCGGCTTCGGGGCCTGGGGCTTCCTGCTCAGCCGCTACCAGGCGTCGTCGGTGGCCCCGTTCACCCTGCTGGTGCCCGTCTTCGGGATGTCCTCGGCCGCCCTGCTGCTCGACGAGTCGGTGAGCCCGCTGCGGTGGTGCGCGGCGGCGCTGCTGGTCGGCGGGGTGGCCCTGACGTCCCTCGCGGGGACGCGCCGCACCCGCGTCCCCGCCCCGGAACCGGCCGCCGTATGA
- a CDS encoding LacI family DNA-binding transcriptional regulator has translation MTVTLADVAARARVSPATVSRVLNGNYPVAASTRERVLRAVDDLDYVLNGPASSLAAATSDLIGILVNDIADPFFGIMAGAAQTEIGGPGDGSGRAGGEKLAVVCNTGGSPARELTYLTLLQRQRAAAVVLTGGAVEDPAHQAAMAAKLSKLADAGTRVVLCGRPPLPDGAAVVAALAFDNQGGGRRLTEHLLSLGHRRIGYVAGPQERTTTRHRLEGHREAMRAEGLTGDEDRLTVHGSYDRRSGYDATVELLRREPGITAVVAANDTVALGAAAAVRDRGLRIPEDISVAGFDDLPFSVDVVPALTTVRLPLFEAGARAGRLAMGKETPPPGGIALIAAELMVRGSTAPPRG, from the coding sequence ATGACAGTCACCCTGGCGGACGTGGCGGCTCGCGCCCGGGTGTCCCCGGCCACCGTCTCCCGCGTGCTGAACGGCAACTACCCGGTGGCGGCGTCCACCCGGGAGCGCGTCCTGCGCGCGGTGGACGATCTGGACTACGTGCTCAACGGCCCGGCCAGCTCGCTGGCGGCGGCCACGTCGGATCTGATCGGCATCCTGGTCAACGACATCGCCGACCCGTTCTTCGGGATCATGGCGGGGGCCGCGCAGACCGAGATCGGCGGTCCGGGCGACGGCTCGGGCCGGGCCGGCGGCGAGAAGCTCGCGGTCGTCTGCAACACCGGCGGCTCCCCGGCGCGCGAGCTGACCTATCTCACCCTGCTCCAGCGCCAGCGCGCCGCCGCCGTCGTGCTCACCGGCGGCGCGGTGGAGGACCCGGCGCACCAGGCCGCGATGGCCGCGAAGCTGTCGAAGCTCGCGGACGCCGGGACCCGGGTGGTGCTGTGCGGGCGGCCCCCGCTGCCCGACGGCGCGGCCGTGGTGGCGGCACTGGCCTTCGACAACCAGGGCGGCGGCCGCCGCCTCACCGAGCATCTGCTCTCGCTGGGCCACCGCAGGATCGGCTATGTCGCGGGCCCGCAGGAGCGCACCACGACCCGCCACCGGCTGGAGGGTCACCGCGAGGCGATGAGGGCCGAGGGGCTGACGGGGGACGAGGACCGGCTCACCGTGCACGGCTCCTACGACCGCCGCTCCGGCTACGACGCCACCGTCGAACTCCTGCGCCGCGAACCGGGGATCACCGCCGTCGTCGCCGCCAACGACACGGTGGCACTGGGTGCCGCCGCGGCGGTCCGGGACCGCGGGCTGCGCATCCCGGAGGACATCTCGGTGGCCGGCTTCGACGATCTGCCGTTCTCGGTGGACGTGGTCCCGGCCCTGACGACCGTACGGCTGCCGCTCTTCGAGGCGGGGGCGCGGGCGGGCCGGCTGGCCATGGGCAAGGAGACCCCGCCGCCGGGCGGCATCGCGCTGATCGCCGCGGAGCTGATGGTGCGCGGATCGACGGCCCCGCCCCGGGGGTGA
- a CDS encoding dihydrodipicolinate synthase family protein produces the protein MTIHLPQGPYEPRATPLDLAPGRAPLTSRTVFSAAHVVADPYADAGPDAPAAVDWDATLAFRRHLWSHGLGVAEAMDTAQRGMGLDWASAAELIRRSAAEARAVGGRIACGVGTDQLPPGPATLAEVRAAYEEQLALVEESGAQAILMASRALAAAAKGPQDYLETYAHLLRQATEPVVLHWLGPMFDPALEGYWGSADLDRATETFLQVIAEHPDKVDGIKISLLDAEREIDVRRRLPGGVRCYTGDDFNYPELIAGDDRGFSHALLGIFDPLGPLAAHAVRVLDTGDTKGFRELLDPTVELSRHLFRSPTRYYKTGVVFLAWLAGHQDHFTMVGGLQSARPLPHLAKAYELADRLGLFPDPELAESRMRALLKVNGGTR, from the coding sequence ATGACCATCCACCTCCCGCAGGGGCCGTACGAGCCCCGCGCCACCCCGCTCGACCTCGCACCCGGCCGGGCGCCCCTCACCTCCCGTACCGTCTTCTCGGCCGCCCATGTCGTCGCCGACCCGTACGCCGATGCCGGGCCCGACGCACCGGCCGCCGTCGACTGGGACGCCACGCTCGCCTTCCGCCGCCACCTCTGGTCGCACGGCCTGGGCGTCGCCGAGGCCATGGACACCGCCCAGCGCGGCATGGGTCTGGACTGGGCCTCCGCCGCAGAGCTGATCCGCCGCTCGGCCGCCGAGGCCAGGGCCGTCGGCGGCCGGATCGCCTGCGGCGTCGGCACCGACCAGCTCCCCCCGGGCCCGGCGACCCTCGCCGAGGTACGGGCCGCGTACGAGGAGCAGCTCGCGCTCGTCGAGGAGAGCGGGGCCCAGGCCATCCTGATGGCCTCGCGCGCCCTCGCGGCGGCGGCGAAGGGCCCGCAGGACTACCTGGAGACGTACGCCCATCTGCTGCGCCAGGCCACCGAACCGGTCGTGCTGCACTGGCTCGGCCCGATGTTCGACCCCGCGCTGGAGGGCTACTGGGGCTCCGCCGACCTCGACCGGGCCACCGAGACCTTCCTCCAGGTCATCGCGGAACACCCCGACAAGGTCGACGGCATCAAGATCTCCCTGCTCGACGCGGAGCGCGAGATCGACGTCCGCCGCCGGCTGCCGGGCGGGGTGCGGTGCTACACCGGGGACGACTTCAACTACCCCGAGCTGATCGCCGGCGACGACCGGGGCTTCAGCCACGCGCTGCTCGGCATCTTCGACCCGCTCGGCCCGCTGGCCGCCCACGCGGTACGGGTCCTGGACACCGGCGACACCAAGGGATTCCGCGAACTCCTCGACCCGACGGTCGAGCTGTCCCGCCACCTCTTCCGGTCGCCGACCCGCTACTACAAGACGGGCGTGGTGTTCCTCGCCTGGCTGGCCGGCCACCAGGACCACTTCACGATGGTGGGCGGCCTCCAGTCGGCCCGCCCGCTGCCGCACCTCGCCAAGGCGTACGAACTCGCCGACCGCCTCGGCCTGTTCCCCGACCCGGAGCTGGCCGAGTCCCGGATGCGCGCGCTCCTCAAGGTCAACGGAGGTACCCGATGA
- a CDS encoding sugar phosphate isomerase/epimerase family protein has protein sequence MSDGRLSVNQETIKQWSLPELAEGCAKAGIDKVGLWRAPVQEYGVEATARLLSDSGLSVTSLCRGGFFTALDPAEQARALDDNRAAIDEAAGLSTDTLVLVSGGLPEGSKDLYGARERVADALGRLVPYAAERGVRLAIEPLHPMFASDRCVVSTLSQALDIAERFPADRVGVVVDTYHLWWDDRAPAQIARAGAGGRIHSFQLADWITPLPAGVLLGRGQLGDGSVDFRAFRTAVEAAGFDGPIEVEIFNEALWARDGSEVLAEVAARYAEHAC, from the coding sequence ATGAGTGACGGCCGGCTCTCCGTCAACCAGGAGACCATCAAGCAGTGGTCGCTGCCCGAGCTGGCCGAGGGCTGCGCGAAGGCGGGCATCGACAAGGTCGGCCTGTGGCGGGCCCCGGTCCAGGAGTACGGCGTCGAGGCGACGGCCCGCCTCCTGTCCGACTCCGGCCTGTCCGTCACCAGTCTGTGCCGGGGCGGCTTCTTCACCGCCCTCGACCCGGCCGAGCAAGCCCGCGCCCTGGACGACAACCGCGCCGCGATCGACGAGGCGGCCGGCCTGTCCACGGACACCCTGGTCCTGGTCTCCGGCGGCCTCCCGGAGGGCAGCAAGGACCTGTACGGCGCGCGCGAGCGCGTCGCCGACGCCCTGGGCCGGCTGGTGCCCTACGCGGCCGAACGCGGCGTGCGCCTGGCCATCGAGCCGCTGCACCCGATGTTCGCCTCGGACCGCTGCGTGGTCTCCACCCTGTCCCAGGCCCTCGATATCGCGGAACGCTTCCCGGCCGACCGGGTCGGCGTGGTGGTGGACACGTACCACCTCTGGTGGGACGACCGGGCCCCCGCGCAGATCGCCCGGGCGGGGGCGGGCGGCCGCATCCACTCCTTCCAGCTCGCCGACTGGATCACCCCGCTCCCGGCGGGCGTCCTGCTGGGACGCGGACAACTCGGCGACGGCAGCGTGGACTTCAGAGCGTTCCGTACGGCGGTCGAGGCCGCCGGGTTCGACGGCCCGATCGAGGTGGAGATCTTCAACGAGGCCCTGTGGGCGCGCGACGGCTCCGAGGTACTGGCCGAGGTGGCCGCCCGCTACGCGGAGCACGCCTGCTGA
- a CDS encoding sugar phosphate isomerase/epimerase family protein has protein sequence MKLAFSTLGVPGLPIPEVVRLAADHGYQGVELRAHPEEPVHPGLTMLQRADVVEEFKRGGIEILTVAGYVRAAAEGDDQPVLDELAGLIELARDLGARHVRVFPGGGDQDPATADATAARRLGAAAPFAADMGVRVLLETHDSHRAGADVARVAGAVGHGSIGALWDVMHTWLAGEEPAASHAVLAPHLGYVQVKDIASAEDTAPLALGAGVLPLRACLDTLDADSWVCWEYEKRWHPEAAELPGLLGAGREHLLRLGAPKQ, from the coding sequence GTGAAGCTCGCTTTCTCGACCCTCGGGGTGCCGGGGCTGCCGATACCCGAGGTCGTCCGGCTGGCCGCGGACCACGGCTACCAGGGGGTGGAGCTGCGCGCCCACCCCGAGGAGCCGGTGCACCCGGGGCTGACGATGCTCCAACGGGCCGATGTGGTGGAGGAGTTCAAGCGGGGCGGGATCGAGATCCTGACCGTGGCCGGCTATGTCCGGGCCGCCGCCGAGGGCGACGACCAGCCGGTGCTCGACGAGCTGGCCGGGCTGATCGAGCTGGCCCGCGACCTGGGCGCCCGCCATGTCCGGGTCTTCCCGGGCGGCGGTGACCAGGACCCCGCGACGGCCGACGCGACGGCCGCCCGCCGGCTGGGCGCGGCCGCCCCGTTCGCGGCCGACATGGGCGTACGCGTGCTGCTGGAGACCCACGACTCGCACCGCGCCGGGGCCGATGTGGCCCGGGTGGCCGGTGCGGTGGGGCACGGGAGCATCGGCGCGCTGTGGGACGTCATGCACACCTGGCTGGCGGGCGAGGAGCCGGCCGCCAGCCACGCGGTGCTGGCCCCGCACCTGGGCTATGTCCAGGTGAAGGACATCGCATCGGCCGAGGACACCGCGCCGCTCGCCCTGGGCGCGGGGGTGCTGCCGCTGCGGGCGTGCCTGGACACGCTCGACGCGGACAGCTGGGTCTGCTGGGAGTACGAGAAGCGCTGGCACCCGGAGGCGGCGGAGCTGCCCGGACTGCTGGGCGCGGGGCGCGAGCACCTGCTGCGGCTGGGCGCGCCGAAGCAGTAG
- a CDS encoding LysR substrate-binding domain-containing protein, whose amino-acid sequence MLDLARLRALHAISVHGSVAAAAAALGYTPSAVSQQITKLERETRTTLLERRGRGVALTEEAVHLASTAQQLLAIVEHAETELEERRGLPTGRLSVGAFASAARGLLPGVLAELDREHPDLDVRLTEVDPHLSVDLVAKGVLDLAVAHDWDIAPLPAPEGVAQAVIGDDRCDLLVPAGHRLAGRDGVRREELARERWICQPPGTVCHDWLVRTLRAAGYEPDIRHQAEENHTQLALLAAGLGVAMIPRLGRGPLPDGVVAVRIEPVPVRRLYALWRTEAARRPAITAAVGALQAHGAAAGLHRR is encoded by the coding sequence GTGCTCGATCTCGCCCGGCTGCGCGCACTGCACGCCATCTCCGTCCACGGCTCCGTCGCGGCGGCCGCCGCCGCGCTCGGCTACACCCCGTCGGCGGTCTCGCAGCAGATCACCAAGCTGGAGCGGGAGACCCGCACCACCCTGCTCGAACGCCGGGGCCGGGGGGTCGCGCTCACCGAGGAGGCGGTCCATCTGGCCTCCACCGCCCAGCAGTTGCTGGCGATCGTGGAGCACGCCGAGACGGAGCTGGAGGAGCGCAGGGGGCTGCCGACCGGGCGGCTCTCGGTCGGCGCCTTCGCCTCGGCGGCACGCGGGCTGCTGCCCGGTGTGCTGGCGGAGCTGGACCGCGAGCACCCGGATCTGGATGTGCGGCTGACCGAGGTCGACCCGCATCTCTCGGTCGACCTGGTGGCCAAGGGCGTGCTCGACCTGGCCGTCGCGCACGACTGGGACATCGCCCCGCTGCCCGCCCCGGAGGGCGTGGCACAGGCCGTGATCGGGGACGACCGCTGCGATCTGCTGGTACCGGCGGGCCACCGGCTGGCGGGCCGGGACGGGGTGCGGCGCGAGGAATTGGCGCGGGAGCGGTGGATCTGCCAGCCGCCGGGGACGGTCTGCCACGACTGGCTCGTACGGACGTTGCGCGCGGCGGGCTACGAGCCGGACATCAGGCACCAGGCGGAGGAGAACCACACCCAGCTGGCCCTGCTGGCCGCCGGGCTCGGGGTCGCGATGATCCCCCGGCTGGGGCGCGGACCGCTGCCGGATGGCGTGGTGGCGGTGCGGATCGAGCCGGTGCCGGTGCGGCGTCTGTACGCGCTGTGGCGTACGGAGGCGGCGCGGCGGCCGGCGATCACGGCGGCGGTCGGCGCACTCCAGGCGCACGGGGCGGCGGCGGGGCTGCACCGCCGGTAG
- a CDS encoding Gfo/Idh/MocA family oxidoreductase: MTRRTVRIAMNGVTGRMGYRQHLVRSVLAIREQGGLDLGNGDVLWPEPVLVGRRAHALEELAGRHGLTEWSTDLDAVLADDTIDIYFDAQVTSARVEAIRKAVAAGKHIYTEKPTATDVEGALELARLARDAGIKHGVVQDKIFLPGLLKLKRLIDGGFFGEVLSVRGEFGYWVFEGDWQEAQRPSWNYRAEDGGGIVVDMFPHWEYVLHELFGRVSTVQAHVQTHIPQRWDEHGKPYAATADDAAYGIFQLESGAVAQINSSWTVRVNRDELVEFQVDGTHGSAVAGLRNCRVQHRSATPKPVWNPDLPVTESFRDQWQEIPDNAVFDNGFKAQWELFLRHIVLDEPYTWDLMAGARGVQLAELGLKSHAEGRRLDVPELSL, encoded by the coding sequence GTGACACGCAGGACAGTGCGCATCGCCATGAACGGCGTCACCGGGCGCATGGGATACCGGCAGCACCTGGTGCGCTCGGTCCTCGCGATCCGCGAGCAGGGCGGCCTCGACCTCGGCAACGGCGACGTGCTGTGGCCCGAGCCGGTCCTCGTCGGCCGGCGCGCCCACGCGCTGGAGGAACTGGCCGGGCGGCACGGCCTGACCGAGTGGTCGACCGATCTCGACGCCGTCCTCGCCGACGACACCATCGACATCTACTTCGACGCCCAGGTCACCTCGGCCCGCGTCGAGGCGATCAGGAAGGCCGTCGCGGCGGGCAAGCACATCTACACCGAGAAGCCCACCGCCACGGATGTCGAGGGCGCCCTGGAGCTGGCCCGCCTCGCCCGCGACGCCGGCATCAAGCACGGTGTGGTCCAGGACAAGATCTTCCTGCCGGGCCTGCTGAAGCTGAAGCGCCTCATCGACGGCGGCTTCTTCGGCGAGGTCCTCTCCGTGCGCGGCGAGTTCGGCTACTGGGTCTTCGAGGGCGACTGGCAGGAGGCCCAGCGCCCCTCCTGGAACTACCGCGCCGAGGACGGCGGCGGCATCGTCGTCGACATGTTCCCGCACTGGGAGTACGTGCTCCACGAGCTGTTCGGCCGGGTCTCCACCGTCCAGGCGCACGTCCAGACGCACATCCCCCAGCGCTGGGACGAGCACGGCAAGCCGTACGCCGCGACGGCGGACGACGCCGCCTACGGGATCTTCCAGCTGGAGAGCGGGGCCGTCGCCCAGATCAACTCCTCCTGGACCGTCCGCGTCAACCGCGACGAGCTGGTCGAGTTCCAGGTGGACGGCACCCACGGCTCCGCCGTCGCGGGGCTGCGCAACTGCCGCGTCCAGCACCGCTCGGCCACGCCCAAGCCGGTCTGGAATCCGGACCTCCCGGTCACGGAGTCCTTCCGCGACCAGTGGCAGGAGATCCCCGACAACGCGGTCTTCGACAACGGCTTCAAGGCCCAGTGGGAGCTGTTCCTGCGCCACATCGTGCTCGACGAGCCCTACACCTGGGACCTGATGGCCGGCGCCCGCGGTGTCCAGCTCGCCGAGCTGGGCCTGAAGTCCCACGCCGAGGGCCGCCGCCTCGACGTCCCGGAGCTCTCGCTGTGA
- a CDS encoding glycoside hydrolase family 3 protein, which yields MHHRTSRRTLLTATAATAVAAAAGMAAAPGAVAAQHSPHGSHGHTSAATTRRLKRLISRMSLEEKVGQLFVMRVYGHSATDPDQADIDANLAEIGVRTAAEMIAKYHVGGIIYFSWAHNTRDPHQIAELSNGIQRAGLAGPTPLPLLVSTDQEHGIVCRVGEPATLMPGAMALGAGGSRADARTAGQIAGAELAAIGINQNYAPDADVNVNPANPVIGVRSFGSDPQAVAGMVAAQVKGYQSAGIASTAKHFPGHGDTSTDSHTGLPVIGHTREQWAELDAPPFRAAIAAGIDSIMTAHIVVPALDPSEDPATLSRPILTGILREELGYDGVVVTDSLGMEGVRTKYGDERVPVLALQAGVDQLLNPPSLDVSWNALLAAVRSGEVSEARLDASILRILRLKTKLGLFDDPFVSRRGVDRTVGTRAHLVAADRIAEHTTTLLANERALLPLSRRSHRKLLVVGADPASPSGTTGPPTTTLADAFNELGFTATALSTGITPTQANIDAAVAAAQGKDAVVVGTYNVTATSSQRTLVSALAATGVPVVTVAIRNPYDIAQLAGTGHAASLAAYSWTDVELRAAARVIAGRARPEGKLPVPVQRADDPSKVLYPVGYGLRY from the coding sequence GTGCACCACCGCACCTCCAGACGCACCCTTCTCACCGCCACCGCCGCAACCGCCGTCGCGGCGGCGGCGGGGATGGCGGCCGCCCCCGGCGCCGTCGCCGCCCAGCACTCCCCGCACGGCAGTCACGGCCACACCTCCGCCGCCACGACCCGGCGGCTGAAGCGGCTCATCTCCCGGATGAGCCTGGAGGAGAAGGTCGGCCAGCTCTTCGTCATGCGGGTCTACGGGCACTCCGCCACCGACCCCGACCAGGCGGACATCGACGCCAACCTCGCCGAGATCGGGGTGCGCACAGCGGCCGAGATGATCGCCAAGTACCACGTCGGCGGCATCATCTACTTCTCCTGGGCGCACAACACCCGCGACCCGCACCAGATCGCGGAGCTCTCCAACGGCATCCAGCGGGCCGGGCTCGCGGGCCCCACCCCGCTGCCGCTCCTCGTCTCCACCGACCAGGAGCACGGCATCGTCTGCCGGGTCGGCGAGCCGGCCACCCTGATGCCCGGCGCGATGGCGCTGGGCGCGGGCGGTTCGCGGGCCGACGCCCGCACGGCGGGGCAGATCGCGGGCGCCGAACTGGCCGCGATCGGCATCAACCAGAACTACGCGCCGGACGCGGACGTCAACGTCAACCCGGCCAACCCGGTCATCGGCGTACGGTCCTTCGGCTCCGACCCGCAGGCCGTGGCCGGGATGGTCGCCGCGCAGGTGAAGGGGTATCAGAGCGCCGGGATCGCCTCCACGGCCAAGCACTTCCCGGGTCACGGCGACACCAGCACCGACAGCCACACCGGGCTGCCGGTCATCGGCCACACCCGGGAGCAGTGGGCCGAGCTGGACGCCCCGCCGTTCCGGGCCGCGATCGCGGCGGGCATCGACTCGATCATGACGGCGCACATCGTGGTGCCGGCGCTCGACCCCTCGGAGGACCCGGCCACGCTGTCCCGGCCGATCCTCACCGGCATCCTGCGCGAGGAGCTGGGCTACGACGGTGTCGTGGTCACCGACTCGCTGGGCATGGAGGGCGTGCGGACGAAGTACGGCGACGAGCGGGTGCCGGTCCTGGCGCTCCAGGCGGGCGTGGACCAGCTACTCAACCCGCCCAGCCTCGACGTCTCCTGGAACGCCCTGCTGGCGGCGGTCAGGAGCGGCGAGGTCAGCGAGGCCCGGCTCGACGCGTCGATCCTGCGCATCCTGCGGCTGAAGACGAAGCTGGGGCTGTTCGACGACCCGTTCGTCAGCCGGCGCGGGGTGGACCGGACCGTCGGCACCCGGGCGCATCTCGTGGCCGCCGACCGGATCGCGGAGCACACCACCACCCTGCTGGCCAACGAGCGCGCGCTGCTGCCGCTGTCGCGCCGCTCGCACCGCAAGCTGCTGGTGGTGGGCGCCGATCCGGCGTCCCCGTCCGGCACGACGGGCCCGCCGACGACCACGCTGGCGGACGCGTTCAACGAGCTGGGGTTCACGGCGACCGCCCTGTCCACCGGCATCACACCGACGCAGGCGAACATCGACGCGGCGGTGGCGGCGGCGCAGGGCAAGGACGCGGTGGTCGTGGGGACGTACAACGTCACGGCGACCAGCTCGCAGCGGACCCTGGTGAGCGCGCTGGCCGCGACCGGCGTCCCGGTGGTCACGGTCGCGATCCGCAATCCGTACGACATCGCCCAGCTGGCCGGGACCGGGCACGCGGCGAGCCTGGCGGCGTACTCCTGGACCGATGTCGAACTGCGGGCGGCGGCCCGGGTCATCGCGGGCCGGGCGCGTCCGGAGGGGAAGCTGCCGGTGCCGGTGCAGCGCGCGGACGACCCGTCGAAGGTGCTGTACCCGGTGGGATACGGGCTGAGGTACTAG